From a region of the Streptomyces caniferus genome:
- a CDS encoding class I SAM-dependent methyltransferase — MFAPQGPTFRELAVQALSSVERGYDLLAPKFDHTPFRTPDAILTPVSRALQRLGPFDSGLDLCCGTGAGVDVLRQVCRERVTGVDVSAGMLAEGRAHDRAAPSVPRTDWVRADARALPFGPVFDLAVSFGAFGHFLPRERPGLFSQVRSVLRPGGRFVFPIGAPARPGSPGYWTLLAFDAAMRVRNALWRPSFVMYYRTFRLTDVCADLTRTGFDVRLHTLPELGRRPDGSPRCRLVVATRAA; from the coding sequence ATGTTCGCACCTCAGGGCCCCACCTTCCGTGAACTCGCCGTGCAGGCGCTTTCCTCCGTCGAGCGCGGCTATGACCTGCTCGCGCCGAAATTCGACCACACACCGTTCCGCACCCCGGACGCGATCCTGACGCCCGTGTCGCGGGCGCTGCAGCGGCTCGGGCCCTTCGACAGCGGCCTCGACCTGTGCTGCGGCACCGGGGCGGGCGTGGACGTGCTGCGGCAGGTCTGCCGGGAGCGGGTCACCGGGGTCGACGTCAGCGCGGGGATGCTCGCCGAGGGCCGCGCACATGACCGGGCGGCCCCGAGTGTACCACGCACCGACTGGGTGCGCGCGGACGCACGGGCGCTCCCCTTCGGCCCGGTCTTCGACCTCGCGGTGAGCTTCGGTGCGTTCGGGCACTTCCTGCCCCGGGAACGGCCGGGCCTGTTCTCGCAGGTGCGCTCCGTGCTGCGCCCCGGCGGCCGGTTCGTCTTCCCGATCGGCGCTCCGGCGCGGCCGGGCTCGCCCGGCTACTGGACGCTGCTCGCCTTCGACGCGGCGATGCGGGTCCGCAACGCACTGTGGCGGCCGAGCTTCGTCATGTACTACCGGACGTTCCGGCTCACCGACGTGTGCGCGGACCTGACGCGCACCGGATTCGATGTGCGGCTGCACACCCTGCCGGAGCTCGGCCGACGCCCCGACGGCAGCCCGCGGTGCCGGCTGGTGGTGGCCACCCGGGCGGCCTGA